In one window of Epinephelus fuscoguttatus linkage group LG20, E.fuscoguttatus.final_Chr_v1 DNA:
- the LOC125881006 gene encoding serine/threonine-protein kinase SBK1-like, with the protein MSSSPLVSRANVDILDELQLIAAQNLERLEVNKYYEVIRELGKGTYGKVDLVIHKIRGTKMALKFLKKKTTKLKSFLREYSISLYLSPCPFIINMFGIAFETDDYYVFAQEYALAGDLFDIIPPQVGLPEAVAKRCVHQVAIALDYLHCKKLVHRDIKPENILIFDRECRKVKLSDFGMTRRAGSPVKRVSGTIPYTAPELCDVSRHEGFSVDYSTDVWAFGVLLFCMLTGNFPWEKALPSDSFYQEFIRWQKRRTNTVPSQWRRFTEQALRMFRRLLSVEQDRRCSVKEVFGYFSHSWMLDTENNNKNCNGNSGGGGERVGGCGGGGVRGEVDGISSSSSGEEDEELLVERMKQQTLSPLSPLSPMSPGVVERASGGGAKGGMMEPGGGHHFVSVSTNSSVSSTNSYDRMPRENNSPGGRMLVATPIEICV; encoded by the exons ATGAGTTCCTCTCCGCTGGTGTCTCGAGCCAACGTGGACATCctggatgagctgcagctgatcGCAGCCCAGAACCTGGAGAGACTGGAGGTAAACAAGTATTACGAGGTGATCAGGGAGCTGGGCAAGGGCACCTACGGCAAGGTGGACCTGGTTATCCACAAGATCAGAG GTACAAAAATGGCACTGAAGTTCCTAAAGAAGAAGACAACCAAGCTGAAGTCGTTCCTGCGGGAGTACAGCATTTCACTCTACCTGTCTCCCTGCCCTTTCATCATTAACATGTTCGGCATTGCCTTCGAGACAGATGACTACTACGTGTTTGCCCAGGAGTATGCTCTGGCAGGAGACCTCTTTGATATCATTCCTCCACAG GTTGGTCTTCCTGAGGCAGTGGCAAAGCGTTGTGTGCACCAAGTAGCCATAGCTTTGGACTACTTGCACTGTAAGAAGCTGGTCCACAGGGACATCAAGCCTGAAAATATCCTTATTTTTGATCGAGAGTGCCGCAAAGTCAAGCTGTCAGATTTTGGCATGACCCGCCGAGCTGGCTCACCTGTGAAAAGA GTGAGTGGCACCATCCCCTACACAGCTCCAGAGCTTTGTGACGTCTCTCGTCATGAGGGTTTCTCAGTGGACTACAGCACTGACGTTTGGGCCTTTGGTGTGCTGCTGTTCTGCATGCTGACTGGCAACTTCCCCTGGGAGAAGGCACTGCCCTCTGACTCCTTCTACCAGGAGTTTATTCGCTGGCAGAAAAGGAGGACGAACACGGTGCCGTCCCAGTGGAGGCGCTTCACTGAGCAGGCCCTCCGCATGTTCCGCCGGCTGCTCTCTGTGGAACAGGACCGCCGCTGCTCCGTCAAAGAGGTCTTTGGCTACTTCAGCCACTCCTGGATGCTAGACACAgagaataacaacaaaaattgCAACGGCAACAGTGGAGGTGGCGGAGAGAGGGTTGGTGgttgtggaggaggaggggtgagaGGAGAGGTGGACGGCATCTCCTCATCTTCATCCGGGGAAGAAGACGAGGAACTCCTTGTGGAGAGGATGAAGCAGCAGACTCTCTCCCCGCTGTCACCTCTCTCTCCCATGTCTCCAGGGGTAGTTGAGAGGGCGAGTGGTGGCGGGGCTAAGGGTGGGATGATGGAACCAGGTGGTGGCCACCATTTTGTGTCCGTCTCCACCAACAGCTCTGTGTCGTCCACCAATAGCTATGATCGAATGCCACGAGAAAACAATTCACCTGGTGGCCGCATGCTGGTGGCTACACCCATTGAAATCTGCGTCTGA